Proteins from a single region of Urocitellus parryii isolate mUroPar1 chromosome 4, mUroPar1.hap1, whole genome shotgun sequence:
- the Tmem9b gene encoding transmembrane protein 9B isoform X1: MATLWGGLLRLGSMLSLSCLALSVLLLVQLTDAAKNFEDVRCKCICPPYKENSGHIYNKNISQKDCDCLHVVEPMPVRGPDVEAYCLRCECKYEERSSVTIKVTIIIYLSILGLLLLYMVYLTLIEPILKRRLFGHSQLIQSDDDVGDHQPFANAHDVLARSRSRANVLNKVEYAQQRWKLQVQEQRKSVFDRHVVLS; this comes from the exons ATGGCGACTCTGTGGGGAGGTCTCCTTCGACTTGGTTCCATGCTCAGCCTGTCCTGCCTGGCGCTCTCCGTACTGCTGCTGGTACAGCTGACAGACGCCGCCAAG AATTTCGAGGATGTTCGATGTAAATGTATCTGTCCTCCCTATAAAGAGAATTCTGGACATATTTATAATAAGAACATATCCCAGAAAGATTG tgATTGCCTTCATGTTGTAGAGCCCATGCCTGTGCGGGGGCCTGATGTAGAAGCATACTGTCTACGCTGTGAATGCAAATATGAGGAAAGAAGCTCTGTTACGATCAAG GTTACCATTATAATTTATCTCTCTATTTTGGGGCTTCTACTTCTATACATGGTGTATCTTACCCTGATTGAACCTATACTGAAGAGACGCCTCTTTGGACACTCACAGTTGATACAAAGCGATGATGATGTTGGG GATCACCAGCCTTTTGCAAATGCCCATGATGTGCTGGCCCGCTCCCGCAGTCGAGCCAATGTTCTAAACAAGGTGGAATATGCCCAGCAGCGTTGGAAGCTTCAAGTACAAGAGCAGCGAAAATCTGTCTTTGACCGACATGTTGTCCTCAGCTAA
- the Tmem9b gene encoding transmembrane protein 9B isoform X2, whose amino-acid sequence MFDVNVSVLPIKRILDIFIIRTYPRKIEPMPVRGPDVEAYCLRCECKYEERSSVTIKVTIIIYLSILGLLLLYMVYLTLIEPILKRRLFGHSQLIQSDDDVGDHQPFANAHDVLARSRSRANVLNKVEYAQQRWKLQVQEQRKSVFDRHVVLS is encoded by the exons ATGTTCGATGTAAATGTATCTGTCCTCCCTATAAAGAGAATTCTGGACATATTTATAATAAGAACATATCCCAGAAAGATTG AGCCCATGCCTGTGCGGGGGCCTGATGTAGAAGCATACTGTCTACGCTGTGAATGCAAATATGAGGAAAGAAGCTCTGTTACGATCAAG GTTACCATTATAATTTATCTCTCTATTTTGGGGCTTCTACTTCTATACATGGTGTATCTTACCCTGATTGAACCTATACTGAAGAGACGCCTCTTTGGACACTCACAGTTGATACAAAGCGATGATGATGTTGGG GATCACCAGCCTTTTGCAAATGCCCATGATGTGCTGGCCCGCTCCCGCAGTCGAGCCAATGTTCTAAACAAGGTGGAATATGCCCAGCAGCGTTGGAAGCTTCAAGTACAAGAGCAGCGAAAATCTGTCTTTGACCGACATGTTGTCCTCAGCTAA
- the Ascl3 gene encoding achaete-scute homolog 3, which produces MTDNRSYSNSPDKFPVFSDSAHLPLPRSFYLDPMVTFHLCPEAPVPSPYSEELPLLPFSSDSLIMENYGEPCSFTFPMPYPNYRRCEYSYGPAFIRKRNERERQRVKCVNEGYAQLRHHLPEEYLEKRLSKVETLRAAIKYINYLQSLLCPDKPETKNNARKGSSLMATTSHHADPIFRIV; this is translated from the coding sequence ATGACGGacaatagaagctactctaattCACCAGACaaatttcctgtcttctctgATTCTGCCCACTTGCCGCTGCCCAGGTCCTTCTATCTGGACCCCATGGTCACTTTCCACCTGTGTCCTGAGGCCCCAGTGCCATCTCCTTACTCTGAAGAGCTGCCATTGCTGCCATTTTCCAGTGACTCCCTGATCATGGAAAATTATGGTGAACCCTGCTCCTTCACATTCCCAATGCCTTATCCAAATTACAGAAGGTGTGAATACTCCTATGGGCCAGCCTTTATCCGGAAACGGAATGAGCGGGAAAGGCAACGGGTAAAGTGTGTCAACGAAGGCTATGCCCAACTGCGACATCATCTGCCAGAGGAGTATCTGGAGAAACGACTCAGCAAAGTGGAAACCCTTAGAGCCGCAATCAAGTACATTAATTACCTGCAGTCACTTTTGTGCCCTGATAAACCCGAGACCAAGAATAATGCCAGGAAAGGCTCCTCCCTAATGGCAACCACCAGTCACCATGCTGACCCTATTTTTAGAATTGTTTGA